In the Magnetospirillum sp. 15-1 genome, one interval contains:
- a CDS encoding methyl-accepting chemotaxis protein, which produces MSFLDDMKIWAKIAIVPMVATIGLVIIAWVGMQGLAGQSRTLDEIAEVSFAKSVKIGDFTDVLQDSHSDLYRLLTWNAAGVEAAKVDKIEASFADGLKKARKQLGDYRTSFPVTNEEDALLKRIETGLASYKNATDQVISMQKMDFTAAVSFMWTAQDSYQALMAETQAMVALEARMVDAARQSASQAAGTTRGLFIGITLGVLGLLALISFLLVRAIASAVGGMTGAMERLAQGDLAVEVPAIGRKDEIGAMAATVQVFKDNAQRVKNLTDEQEALQRQAEAAKRQAMTDLAGEIETTVRGAVENASRAADSIRGEAEVLASNAETAITQTAQVAESSELANGNVETVAQAAERLVGSISEINRQVEESSRVASEAVAEAARTDETVKTLTVASGKIGEVVNLINDIASQTNLLALNATIEAARAGDAGKGFAVVANEVKNLANQTARATDEITGEITAMKAATEEAVRAIDGIVATIGRVNEALAAITGAVAEQGRATSEISESVSQAANGTRTVSSGIGEVRRVADQVGNAAATVHVTTETLVGEFDRLQSQVDGLVARLRSA; this is translated from the coding sequence ATGAGCTTTCTCGACGACATGAAGATTTGGGCCAAGATCGCCATCGTTCCGATGGTGGCCACCATCGGTCTGGTCATCATCGCCTGGGTGGGCATGCAGGGGCTGGCCGGCCAGAGCCGGACGCTGGACGAGATCGCCGAGGTCTCCTTCGCCAAATCGGTGAAGATCGGCGACTTCACCGACGTGCTCCAGGATTCCCATTCCGACCTCTACCGGCTGCTGACCTGGAACGCCGCCGGCGTCGAGGCCGCCAAGGTCGACAAGATCGAGGCGTCCTTCGCCGATGGCCTGAAGAAGGCCAGGAAGCAACTGGGCGATTATCGGACCTCCTTCCCGGTGACCAACGAGGAGGATGCTCTTCTCAAGCGGATCGAAACCGGGCTGGCCTCCTACAAGAACGCCACCGATCAGGTGATTTCCATGCAGAAGATGGACTTCACCGCGGCGGTATCCTTCATGTGGACCGCCCAGGACAGCTATCAGGCCCTGATGGCCGAAACCCAGGCCATGGTCGCCCTCGAGGCCCGCATGGTCGATGCCGCCCGCCAGTCGGCCAGTCAGGCCGCCGGAACCACCCGTGGCCTGTTCATCGGCATCACGCTCGGCGTGCTGGGGCTGCTGGCGCTGATTTCCTTCCTGCTGGTCCGTGCCATCGCCAGCGCGGTGGGCGGCATGACCGGCGCCATGGAACGTCTGGCTCAGGGCGATCTGGCGGTGGAGGTGCCGGCCATCGGACGCAAGGACGAGATCGGGGCCATGGCCGCCACCGTGCAGGTCTTCAAGGACAACGCCCAGCGCGTCAAGAATCTAACCGACGAGCAGGAGGCCCTGCAGCGTCAGGCCGAGGCCGCCAAGCGTCAGGCCATGACCGACCTGGCCGGCGAGATCGAGACCACCGTGCGCGGCGCCGTCGAGAATGCCTCGCGCGCCGCCGATTCCATCCGGGGCGAGGCCGAGGTGCTGGCCTCCAATGCCGAGACCGCCATCACCCAGACCGCCCAGGTGGCGGAATCGTCGGAACTGGCCAACGGCAACGTGGAGACCGTGGCCCAGGCCGCCGAGCGTCTGGTGGGCTCCATCAGCGAGATCAACCGGCAGGTGGAGGAATCGTCGCGCGTCGCCTCCGAGGCGGTGGCCGAGGCCGCCCGGACCGACGAGACGGTCAAGACCCTGACCGTGGCCTCGGGCAAGATCGGCGAGGTGGTCAACCTGATCAACGACATCGCGTCCCAGACTAATCTGCTGGCGCTCAACGCCACCATCGAGGCGGCCAGGGCCGGCGACGCCGGCAAGGGCTTCGCCGTGGTCGCCAACGAGGTCAAGAACCTCGCCAACCAGACGGCGCGGGCCACCGACGAGATCACCGGCGAGATCACCGCCATGAAGGCGGCGACCGAGGAAGCGGTGCGGGCCATCGACGGCATCGTCGCCACCATCGGCCGGGTCAACGAGGCGCTGGCCGCCATTACCGGCGCCGTGGCCGAGCAGGGGCGCGCCACCAGCGAGATTTCGGAATCGGTCAGTCAGGCGGCCAACGGCACCCGTACCGTGTCGTCGGGCATCGGTGAGGTGCGCCGCGTTGCCGACCAGGTGGGCAACGCCGCCGCCACTGTCCACGTCACCACCGAAACCCTGGTGGGCGAGTTTGATCGCCTGCAGTCCCAGGTGGACGGGCTGGTGGCCCGCTTGCGGTCCGCCTAG
- a CDS encoding patatin-like phospholipase family protein — protein sequence MAIKRAICLAGGGPAVGLSIGALERLHREPDIHFDVWSLACIGAWLGIVWNQSPLGKEAETSVSFFRGIFRPDDVYDKFPVAAAFAPDFEAAAENALNFVLDSNSYRNLVIPEAIKEASDEIVAFAKDPGKWSPANFNSLILNQVLAVNPMSRFMTSLMYKSATKGLSRVFYPDSAFLQQIDFKALYQPGRPVLYHNSYNLTDQRLELFSNKDGKYQRISAETLCACSALPYIEEPVTMNGKVYCEGATIDTVNFEDLLINHPDLDEVWVSRILDRKQIRRPENLYDALNNLVMLFAATTSEDDVKLFKYHLLETGSDVRVIEIPVAHHINYDWSWSNLDRSIVDGRIAADAVLKAYRARKPAPLAKAASKRNNNTVNA from the coding sequence ATGGCGATCAAGCGCGCGATTTGTCTGGCGGGCGGCGGCCCGGCCGTCGGTCTGTCCATCGGTGCCCTGGAGCGCCTCCACCGTGAACCGGACATCCACTTCGATGTGTGGAGTCTGGCCTGCATCGGCGCCTGGCTGGGCATCGTGTGGAACCAGTCCCCGCTGGGCAAGGAGGCCGAGACCTCCGTTTCCTTTTTCCGTGGCATCTTCCGACCCGATGACGTCTACGACAAGTTTCCGGTGGCGGCGGCCTTCGCGCCCGATTTCGAGGCGGCGGCCGAGAATGCCCTGAACTTCGTGCTGGATTCCAACAGCTACCGCAATCTGGTGATCCCCGAGGCCATCAAGGAGGCGTCCGACGAGATCGTCGCCTTCGCCAAGGACCCCGGCAAGTGGTCCCCGGCCAATTTCAACTCCCTGATTCTCAATCAGGTGCTGGCGGTCAACCCCATGTCGCGCTTCATGACCAGCCTGATGTACAAGAGCGCCACCAAGGGGCTGTCGCGGGTGTTCTATCCCGACAGCGCCTTCCTGCAGCAGATCGACTTCAAGGCCCTGTACCAGCCTGGCCGTCCGGTGCTCTATCACAATTCCTACAACCTCACCGACCAGCGCCTCGAACTGTTCAGCAACAAGGACGGCAAGTATCAGCGCATCTCGGCGGAGACCCTGTGCGCCTGTTCGGCCCTGCCCTATATCGAGGAGCCGGTGACCATGAACGGCAAGGTCTATTGCGAGGGTGCCACCATCGACACCGTCAATTTCGAGGACCTGCTGATCAACCATCCCGACCTGGACGAGGTGTGGGTCAGCCGTATCCTCGATCGCAAGCAGATCCGCCGGCCCGAGAATCTCTACGATGCCCTGAACAATCTGGTGATGCTGTTCGCCGCCACCACCAGCGAGGACGACGTCAAGCTGTTCAAGTACCATCTGCTGGAGACCGGTTCGGATGTAAGGGTCATCGAGATTCCCGTCGCCCATCACATCAATTACGATTGGAGCTGGTCGAACCTGGACCGCTCCATCGTCGATGGCCGGATCGCCGCCGACGCGGTGCTCAAGGCCTATCGCGCCCGAAAGCCGGCGCCCCTGGCCAAAGCCGCATCCAAAAGAAATAATAATACGGTGAACGCCTGA
- a CDS encoding PAS-domain containing protein, with protein sequence MHHGAGSAEFKWRHLIEAVEEFGQGFTVFDRDLNLILCNNRFLEMLDFPPSLVHPGTVFADFMRYNAIRGEYGPGEVEDLVAERVEKARNFTAHCFERERPDGTVIEVRGTPLPGGGFVTTYTEITDRKRAERMLIHAKDKAEEMARVKANFLATMSHEIRTPMNGVLGMLHLLTGSPLTHEQRDHLETAQSSARALLAIINDILDFSKLEAGQMTLETTRFDLHRLMEEMVALLRGAAAEKGLILRSRVAGNVPRHVAGDPTRLRQVLTNLMGNAVKFTEKGGVMVSVEAEPAGPAPSYLRFQVTDTGIGIEPAAAPALFSEFVQADSSITRRFGGTGLGLSICKKLVEMMGGEIGFDSMPGAGTTFHFTMPLAAMDEDRAASAPEGDSPSDLPPLSVLLAEDNPVNQKLTTTLLDRWGQRVTLAHNGAEAIAAVARQHFDVVLMDVHMPGIDGLEATRRIRAMSGPAAGIPIIAMTADVLDGDAALCLEAGMDDYVAKPVEPARLLAALKAAVRR encoded by the coding sequence ATGCATCACGGGGCGGGATCGGCCGAGTTCAAGTGGCGCCATCTCATCGAGGCGGTGGAGGAGTTCGGCCAGGGCTTCACGGTGTTCGACCGCGATCTCAATCTGATCCTGTGCAACAACCGCTTCCTCGAGATGCTGGACTTCCCGCCCAGCCTGGTTCATCCGGGCACGGTCTTCGCCGATTTCATGCGCTATAACGCCATCCGCGGCGAATACGGTCCCGGCGAGGTCGAGGATCTGGTGGCCGAGCGGGTGGAAAAGGCCCGCAACTTCACCGCCCATTGCTTCGAGCGCGAGCGCCCCGACGGCACGGTGATCGAGGTGCGCGGCACCCCCCTGCCCGGCGGCGGCTTCGTCACCACCTACACCGAGATCACCGACCGCAAGCGCGCCGAGCGCATGCTGATCCACGCCAAGGACAAGGCGGAGGAGATGGCCCGGGTCAAGGCCAACTTCCTCGCCACCATGAGTCACGAGATCCGCACCCCCATGAACGGGGTGCTGGGCATGCTGCACCTGCTGACCGGTTCGCCGCTGACCCACGAGCAGCGCGACCATCTGGAGACGGCCCAGTCCTCGGCCCGCGCCCTGCTGGCCATCATCAACGACATCCTGGACTTCTCCAAGCTGGAGGCCGGGCAGATGACGCTGGAGACCACCCGCTTCGACCTGCACCGGCTGATGGAGGAGATGGTGGCGCTGCTGCGGGGCGCCGCCGCCGAAAAGGGCCTGATCCTGCGCTCGCGCGTCGCCGGGAACGTGCCGCGCCACGTCGCCGGCGATCCCACCCGCCTGCGTCAGGTGCTGACCAACTTGATGGGCAACGCCGTCAAATTCACCGAGAAGGGCGGAGTAATGGTCTCGGTCGAGGCGGAACCCGCCGGCCCGGCCCCCAGCTATCTGCGCTTCCAGGTGACCGATACCGGCATCGGCATCGAGCCCGCCGCCGCCCCCGCCCTGTTCTCCGAATTCGTCCAGGCGGATTCCTCCATCACCCGGCGCTTCGGCGGCACCGGGCTGGGGCTGTCCATCTGCAAGAAGCTGGTGGAGATGATGGGGGGCGAGATCGGCTTCGACAGCATGCCGGGCGCAGGAACCACCTTCCACTTCACCATGCCGCTGGCCGCGATGGACGAGGATCGGGCGGCGAGCGCCCCGGAGGGTGATTCCCCGTCCGACCTGCCGCCGCTGTCGGTGCTGCTGGCCGAGGACAATCCGGTCAACCAGAAGCTGACCACCACCCTGCTGGACCGCTGGGGCCAGCGGGTCACCCTGGCCCATAACGGGGCCGAGGCCATCGCCGCCGTGGCCCGCCAGCACTTCGACGTGGTGCTGATGGACGTGCACATGCCGGGCATCGACGGGCTGGAGGCGACACGGCGCATCCGCGCCATGTCCGGCCCGGCGGCCGGCATTCCCATCATCGCCATGACCGCCGACGTCCTGGACGGCGACGCCGCCCTGTGCCTGGAGGCCGGCATGGACGATTACGTCGCCAAGCCGGTGGAACCCGCCCGCCTGCTGGCGGCGCTGAAGGCCGCCGTCAGGCGCTGA
- a CDS encoding GNAT family N-acyltransferase encodes MTHQVTTVHALNPASSDGLEVRLAETRAEVAAAQRIRYRVFYEEMGAKPSVAMRTLELDFDDYDRHCDHLLVLAEGEVVGTYRLIRRKAAAAVGHFYSAGEFDISPFLAVEGEILELGRSCVDARWRHRGTLQALWQGLAAYMVDNDIRLLFGCGSLPGTDPQVLAPQLAYLRDNHLAPPALRGRALDSAEKVDFAAIDTPWDARRVLASLPPLLKGYLRLGGVIGDGAVIDRPFNTTDVLVVVNAADIAGRYVKRFSA; translated from the coding sequence ATGACCCACCAGGTGACGACGGTCCACGCCCTCAATCCGGCTTCCTCCGACGGGCTGGAGGTGCGCCTCGCCGAAACCCGCGCCGAGGTGGCCGCCGCCCAGCGCATCCGCTATCGGGTGTTCTACGAGGAGATGGGGGCCAAGCCCAGCGTCGCCATGCGCACCCTGGAACTGGATTTCGACGATTACGACCGCCATTGCGACCATCTGCTGGTGCTGGCCGAGGGCGAGGTGGTGGGCACCTACCGCCTGATCCGCCGCAAGGCCGCGGCGGCGGTGGGGCACTTCTATTCGGCGGGCGAGTTCGACATCAGCCCCTTCCTGGCGGTCGAGGGCGAGATTCTCGAACTGGGCCGCTCCTGCGTCGACGCCCGCTGGCGCCATCGCGGCACGCTGCAGGCCCTGTGGCAGGGGCTGGCCGCCTACATGGTGGACAACGACATCCGCCTGCTGTTCGGCTGCGGCAGCCTGCCCGGCACCGATCCGCAGGTGCTGGCGCCGCAGCTGGCCTATCTGCGCGACAACCATCTGGCGCCGCCGGCCCTGCGCGGCCGGGCGCTGGACAGTGCCGAGAAGGTGGACTTCGCCGCCATCGACACCCCGTGGGATGCGCGCCGGGTACTGGCCTCGCTGCCGCCGCTGCTCAAGGGCTATCTGCGCCTGGGCGGGGTGATCGGCGACGGGGCGGTGATCGACCGGCCGTTCAACACCACCGACGTGCTGGTGGTGGTCAACGCCGCCGACATCGCCGGGCGCTATGTGAAGCGTTTCAGCGCCTGA
- the msrA gene encoding peptide-methionine (S)-S-oxide reductase MsrA — MSLWNPSKTVMVTADQALPGRASEIHLPERHYVLGTPLKPPFPVGMEVAIFAMGCFWGAERLFWKAKGVYSTSVGYTGGFTENPSYEEVCTARTGHAEAVMVAFDPAETTYSALLRLFWEGHNPTQGMRQGNDIGTQYRSAIYWTIPDQGDVADASREVYGDALRQAGFGAITTEIAQAGPFYWAEGYHQQYLAKNPGGYCGLGGTGVHCG; from the coding sequence ATGTCGCTTTGGAATCCCAGCAAGACGGTGATGGTCACCGCCGATCAGGCCCTGCCCGGCCGCGCCAGCGAAATCCACCTGCCCGAGCGCCACTACGTGCTCGGCACCCCGTTGAAGCCTCCCTTCCCGGTGGGCATGGAGGTGGCGATCTTCGCCATGGGCTGCTTCTGGGGGGCGGAGCGGCTGTTCTGGAAGGCCAAGGGCGTCTATTCCACTTCGGTGGGCTATACCGGCGGCTTCACCGAGAACCCCAGCTACGAAGAGGTCTGTACGGCGCGCACCGGCCATGCCGAGGCGGTGATGGTGGCCTTCGATCCGGCCGAGACCACCTATTCCGCCCTGCTCCGCCTGTTCTGGGAGGGGCACAATCCGACCCAGGGCATGCGCCAGGGCAACGACATCGGCACCCAATACCGCTCGGCCATCTATTGGACCATCCCGGATCAGGGCGACGTGGCCGACGCCTCGCGCGAGGTCTACGGCGATGCCCTCAGGCAGGCCGGTTTCGGCGCCATCACCACCGAGATCGCCCAGGCCGGGCCGTTCTACTGGGCCGAGGGCTATCACCAGCAATACCTGGCCAAGAATCCCGGCGGCTATTGCGGACTGGGCGGCACCGGAGTGCATTGTGGCTGA
- a CDS encoding hemerythrin domain-containing protein produces the protein MATWLEEQWRSGDPVIDAEHQKLHQMILSMAAVIRNDPGLGLAAEAVEVLIERMRIHFRMEENLAARFNAEAAATLKQDHQRLLRLLTPVRDALRDNDPERARMLMEDFHAQLDRHDREIDIPLFRK, from the coding sequence ATGGCGACCTGGCTCGAGGAGCAATGGAGGAGCGGCGACCCGGTCATCGACGCGGAACACCAGAAGCTTCACCAGATGATCTTGTCCATGGCGGCGGTAATACGCAACGACCCCGGCCTCGGCTTGGCCGCTGAGGCGGTGGAAGTCCTGATCGAACGGATGCGCATCCACTTCCGCATGGAGGAGAATCTGGCGGCCCGGTTCAATGCGGAAGCCGCCGCCACCCTCAAGCAGGATCACCAGCGCCTGCTGCGGCTGCTCACTCCGGTGCGCGACGCCTTGCGGGACAACGATCCGGAACGGGCCAGAATGCTGATGGAAGATTTCCACGCCCAGTTGGACAGGCACGATCGCGAGATCGATATTCCGCTGTTCCGTAAATAG
- a CDS encoding chemotaxis protein CheX: MSSILQQTSAVLAGEGVARIDGFDVHELGLDTVRLHDITAVAGFGLPVGLLIAFSFDQTLLGDILDKATAALPVPEEERELYLRETAAEVVNTVLGLCTADFQLKETAVSLSPPVVMEGARSIQRRGDAVFASMDIHTDKGAVSVNLFGPRHLFDDRLNYRH, from the coding sequence ATGTCCTCCATTCTCCAGCAGACCAGCGCCGTGCTGGCCGGGGAAGGGGTGGCGCGCATCGATGGTTTCGACGTTCACGAACTGGGCCTGGATACCGTCAGGCTGCATGACATCACCGCCGTGGCCGGGTTCGGGCTGCCGGTGGGGTTGCTGATCGCCTTCAGCTTCGATCAGACCCTGTTGGGCGACATCCTCGATAAGGCCACCGCCGCCCTGCCGGTGCCGGAGGAGGAGCGGGAACTTTACCTGCGCGAGACCGCCGCCGAGGTGGTCAATACCGTGCTGGGCCTGTGTACCGCCGACTTCCAATTGAAGGAAACCGCCGTCAGCCTGTCGCCGCCGGTGGTGATGGAAGGCGCGCGCAGCATCCAGCGGCGCGGCGATGCCGTGTTCGCCTCCATGGACATCCATACCGACAAGGGTGCGGTCAGCGTCAACCTGTTCGGTCCCCGCCACCTGTTCGACGACCGGCTGAACTACCGGCATTGA
- a CDS encoding patatin-like phospholipase family protein: MHKMALVLGGGAPNFTLMTGALLAFDEAGVKFDVISATGGGGGVALSYLAPKGMSRQDSLRNSVNFGVSDAIYKYIPMNYKVFMKGSKVAEAYRWLLSKMPGYNRIMNQFNMTKREKFYSDLIQMFWALTTPSTVNIFSKGLCANAPFIQEMVDFEALKTVEEDVYLNAYNLTDHKMAIFGKEVLDYPHFGATLAYPFIYPPAEVNGKLYLEGAAEDAFNFQGLLEHDEGIRTVVVFDAFGNEGYIQDPPNLWQAWGQNLILPLISLTRHDLAFFEHMLDDWNEDHPARQDVELIKVQFDIPREWLPTALDWSRSNLERMFDLGYETGKKFVQDKGVHLGRTLPPKTTRGRGGAAKKADDEAMFGGATVG; this comes from the coding sequence ATGCATAAGATGGCTTTGGTGCTGGGGGGCGGCGCCCCCAATTTCACCCTGATGACCGGCGCCCTGCTGGCCTTCGACGAGGCGGGGGTCAAGTTCGACGTCATCTCCGCTACCGGCGGCGGCGGCGGCGTGGCGCTGTCCTACCTGGCGCCCAAGGGCATGAGCCGGCAGGACTCGCTGCGCAATTCGGTGAATTTCGGCGTCTCGGACGCCATCTACAAGTACATCCCCATGAACTACAAGGTGTTCATGAAAGGCAGCAAGGTGGCCGAGGCCTATCGCTGGCTGCTGTCCAAGATGCCCGGCTACAACCGGATCATGAACCAGTTCAACATGACCAAGCGGGAGAAATTCTACAGCGACCTGATCCAGATGTTCTGGGCGCTGACCACGCCGTCCACCGTGAACATCTTCAGCAAGGGCCTGTGCGCCAACGCCCCCTTCATCCAGGAGATGGTGGATTTCGAGGCGCTGAAGACGGTGGAGGAGGATGTCTACCTCAACGCCTACAACCTGACCGACCACAAGATGGCGATCTTCGGCAAGGAGGTGCTGGACTATCCCCATTTCGGCGCCACCCTGGCCTATCCCTTCATCTATCCGCCGGCCGAGGTCAACGGCAAGCTGTACCTGGAAGGCGCCGCCGAGGACGCCTTCAATTTCCAGGGACTGCTCGAGCATGACGAGGGTATCCGCACCGTGGTGGTGTTCGACGCCTTCGGCAACGAGGGCTATATCCAGGACCCGCCCAATCTGTGGCAGGCCTGGGGGCAGAACCTGATCCTGCCGCTGATCTCGCTGACCCGCCACGACCTGGCCTTCTTCGAGCACATGCTGGACGACTGGAACGAGGACCACCCGGCCCGCCAGGACGTGGAACTGATCAAGGTGCAGTTCGACATCCCCAGGGAATGGCTGCCCACCGCGCTGGACTGGTCACGGTCCAATCTGGAGCGCATGTTCGATTTGGGCTACGAGACCGGCAAGAAATTCGTCCAGGACAAGGGCGTCCACCTGGGGCGCACCCTGCCGCCCAAGACCACGCGCGGCCGGGGCGGCGCGGCCAAGAAGGCCGACGATGAGGCCATGTTCGGCGGAGCGACGGTCGGCTAG